Proteins encoded by one window of Haloarcula pelagica:
- a CDS encoding flavodoxin domain-containing protein — MVTFAIVYGTGEGQTAKVATRIGTALRDRGHEAVVTDITDADPATVLDGVDAALVGSSIHVGKHAGAIRSFVEANRDRLRSLPTAFFQVSLTSAVDDEQHRAEAARYVTEFTDGTGWHPDRVGLFGGALRYSEYGFLKRLLMKRIAADATGDTDTAQDYEYTDWDEVEQFAADVAAFVEGRLGTTPPADE, encoded by the coding sequence ATGGTAACGTTCGCGATCGTCTACGGGACCGGCGAAGGACAGACAGCGAAAGTCGCGACGCGGATCGGGACCGCGCTCAGGGACCGGGGCCACGAGGCGGTGGTCACCGACATCACCGACGCCGACCCGGCCACAGTGCTCGACGGCGTCGACGCGGCGCTGGTCGGGTCCTCGATCCACGTCGGCAAGCACGCCGGGGCGATCAGGTCGTTCGTCGAAGCCAACCGCGACAGGCTTCGGTCGCTCCCCACGGCGTTCTTCCAGGTGTCGCTCACCTCGGCGGTCGACGACGAACAGCACCGGGCCGAGGCCGCACGGTACGTCACGGAGTTCACCGACGGGACCGGCTGGCATCCCGACCGAGTGGGGCTGTTCGGCGGTGCCCTCCGCTATTCGGAGTACGGCTTCCTGAAGCGGTTACTGATGAAACGCATCGCGGCGGACGCGACAGGCGACACCGACACCGCACAGGATTACGAGTACACGGACTGGGACGAGGTCGAGCAGTTCGCGGCCGATGTCGCGGCGTTCGTCGAGGGGCGACTCGGCACGACGCCACCGGCCGACGAGTGA